GACCCATAAAACCCACTCCCGTCGTTGCGGGCCTTGGAAAGGTGAGGCTCGAGCGCATCATGACCATGGACTTCAAGGAAGAGGGAGATCTGATAGGCATCGTCGGACTAACGAGAAGGGAACTTGGAGGGAGCGAGCTTTACAGGGTTCTGGGGGTTGAAAGGGGCATAGCTCCGAGGGTTGACCCGGAGAGGGAAAGGGAAAAAGCCGGGGGCATTTTAAAGGCCATAGAGCTCGGGCTGGTGAAGGCCGTTCACGACGTTAGCAGGGGTGGAATTGCAGTGGCACTGACGGAGATGGCGGTAAGCGGGAACCTCGGGTTCGAGGTCGAGATAGCCAGAATCCCGACGGAGGGGAAGATGGACCCGCTGGAGGTACTCTTTTCAGAGAGCCATGGGCGGTTCCTGATAACCTTTGAGGAGGAAAACCTCAAGGAGATCGGGGAACTCTTTGGGGAGTTTGCCGTCATTGGAAGGGTCGGAGGCAAAAGGCTCGTTTTCAGAAACTTCGAGGAGGTTTCCATAGACCTAAAAAAGGCCGGGGAGCTCTACGAGTCATTTCCAGAGCTTCTCGGGGAGTGAGCCGGGAAGAGGGAAGGATCCAATTTTTGTTCTTTATACCCCTCCTGAACCCCCGCCCCATTTTTTACATTTTTCTGTAAAAATAAACCTTAAAAATTACTAATTTTTACACTTTTATGGTGATAGAATGGAGTTTAGAATAGCAACCTATGCTTCCCATTCAGCGCTTCAGATCCTCCACGGGGCGAAACTCGAGGGGTTTAAAACACTTGTCTTTGGAAGGGAGCGGGTGAAACCGCTCTACACCAAGTACTTTCCCCTTGCGGACGAGTTCGTTCCCGGCGAATACCCCGAGGAGGAGCTGATCGAGAAAAACGCAATAGTCATCCCCACCGGCTCGTTCGTGGCTCACCTCGGCGTTGAGCGGGTTGAGAGCATGAAAGCCTTGTATTACGGAAACAAAAAAGTTCTAAGATGGGAAAGCGACAGATCGCTCGAGAGAAAGTGGCTCGAGGAGGCGAAGATAAAAACCCCCGGGGTCATCGAGGACCCGGATGACATAGACGTACCGGTTATAGTCAAGCCCCACGGAGCCGGAGGAGGCAGAGGTTACTTCATCGCAAGAACCCCGGAGGAGTTCTGGGAGAAGGCAAAGGGCCTTGGAATTAATGCCAAGGAGGACCTTGGGAAAGTTCAGATACAGGAGTACGTCGTAGGGGTTCCGGTTTATCCCCACTTCTTCTACTCGAAGCTCAACGAAGAACTCGAGCTCATGAGCGTTGATAAAAGGTACGAAAGCAACGCGGATGCGATAGGGCGGATAGATGCCGGGCAGCAGCTAAAAATCGGAATAGAGCCCAGCTACACCGTCGTGGGAAACATTCCCCTAGTTCTAAGGGAGAGCCTCCTCATGGAGGTCATAGAGGCCGGCGAGAGAATCGTAGAAACCGCCGGCAGGTT
The window above is part of the Thermococcus sp. P6 genome. Proteins encoded here:
- a CDS encoding formate--phosphoribosylaminoimidazolecarboxamide ligase, with the protein product MEFRIATYASHSALQILHGAKLEGFKTLVFGRERVKPLYTKYFPLADEFVPGEYPEEELIEKNAIVIPTGSFVAHLGVERVESMKALYYGNKKVLRWESDRSLERKWLEEAKIKTPGVIEDPDDIDVPVIVKPHGAGGGRGYFIARTPEEFWEKAKGLGINAKEDLGKVQIQEYVVGVPVYPHFFYSKLNEELELMSVDKRYESNADAIGRIDAGQQLKIGIEPSYTVVGNIPLVLRESLLMEVIEAGERIVETAGRLMGGLWGPFCLEGVITEEMEFVVFEISARIVAGTNPFIHGSPYTWLRYDEPMSTGRRIAREIREAIEEDRLNEILF